ATAAAACTTTCTTAAAGCTATTGCCCATTCGGGTAAAAAGTACTACCTTTGTATAGAAATGAGCAGGAAAGGCTTAATTTCCCGGATGTCTGATGAATGTCTGATAACTCTGGAAACGGTATTTTCGTATTGCTATGACTGTCAGGCCGTTATGCGGAAGTTCACATTAGCTGGGAAATCTCTAGTCCATTCAAATACTTTACGAAATCATCATCATTCATTCGATGTTCGTATTCATCATCAGTAATTATCATTCCTAAATCATGGAAATAGACTCCTAAAACTATCATCATCCAATCGGACGGGGTCATAATATCATTAGCCTCTTGAACAATAATAAAATTCAACAACTTAAGCATACCATCAACATGAGAGATATCATGTTTTGTGTATTCACTGAAAAGTCCATTTCTACCGATATGATTCAACATATCAGCTAAGGTGTTTTTGGCATATAAAAGATTAAAGCCTTGAAAAAAAGGTAAAGAAAGAGCTTCCTGCGCTTTCTTTTCTGCTCGGGAATTTAAATTATCAGTATTCATTTTTTAGCAAATCTATAGAATGAGTATCATAGTCACTTACCATTGGTTGAACAATTGAAATTTTTTCAATTATCTTATTAAAATAGAGAATTATCGTCTCTACCATAGCAGAGTGATAAGACGAATATTCTGCTATTGTTAACAATGCATTTTTTCGTCCCAAAATTCCCAAAATAAGACTCCCATTCTCCTTTATATATGGGTGTAACCATGCTTTATTTACAAGTTCTGCATTTGTTAACGTGAAATCACCATCTTCATCATAACTCCAACTTGCTATGACTCCTTCGTCGATTTCTTTTTTAAAAACCTCCAGAAACTCTTTTGGTTGAGAAATGTTTATAATAATAGCCATCAAAAAAAATATATATACATGATGAAAATATCTAAACGGGGGCGACAGGAGAACGGGCTGTGTCACCACAATTCTTATCGCTCAGCACGCATAGGATTATTCAAGAAGTCGTCATACGCCATTCGGATGCCGTCTTCGAGTTCGGTCTTGTAGGTCCAGCCCAACTTAGTGGCTTTGCTCACATCCAGGAGCTTGCGGGGAGTGCCGTTGGGACGGGTGGTGTCCCACAGGATCTCGCCTTCAAAGCCTACCACCTTGGCCACCAGTTCGGTGAGGGCCTTAATGGTGAGTTCCTTACCGGTGCAGACGTTGACCGTTTCGTTACCCGAGTAGTTGTTCATCAGGAAGACACAGAGGTTGGCGAGGTCATCGACATAGAGGAACTCTCTGAGCGGGGAGCCGTCGCCCCAGCAGGTGACGCTCTGGGCACCAGAGACCTTGGCCTTAGGAAATCATGTAACTCATACTTGGGAAATAATATATTACAATATCACTAGTGTCCAAGAGTTGAGAGTATCTAGATTATTATTCACCCAATTTTGCCTGTCAGTATCTCTGTTTCTAAGATACTATATACATAAGGTGTGCTCTGCGAGTACAATCCAACGCGCTCGTCTGACAGCTTGGTATATGTCTCAGAGTTGTATATGGTATCGAGGGCCTGTTTCATTGTCAGTCCACGTTCTTCCATCAAACGGAGAGCCAACTCTTTCACCAGTTCCTCTATCATAAAAGTCACTTCAGCCTGGCTCATAATTTTCTTAAATATTTTAGCGAGCGCTCCGTACCAAAGAAATACTGATACGTCTCTCCACCTTTATGTTCTATTTCCTTCACGAATTGCTCCCAATCAATAAGTTTTGCATCAATACGACGCATTTGGAAACCAATGTCATCATCTGCTATAGGACCATAAACAATGTCATAGGAATGCAGTGATGTGCAAGTCTTGTTATTACGATTCTTATGAACGAACAGTCCCCACTCCAATGAGTATTTCTCATATTGAAGGTAAGCCACACCATCAGCTTCTGCAGCAACCTCATCGAATTCATAGCGAGTTACGATAGGATTGCCTCCCAACAATCGAGCTTTCTTCTCGGCCATCTTAATCGCCTGTTCCTCGTCTGGCGACAGATAGAATCCTACTCCGAAATCCTTGCCTGGTTTCGACTTACTAAAGTCTATTTCCTCGATTTCTATGTTAGAACCATGATATAAGGTAATCATATCAATGCGCCTCCATTCTTATGGCAATATATAGCCAAATCATCTACCACATCCTCAAAAGATTGGGTATGCTCCACGCCATAAAATTCATCGACAAAGTCTATCCCCTTGAAGCGATCCAAATAACGGTATGCTTGTTGTGGGCTTAATGAAAACCGAGTGGAGAATTCATTCACCACAGCAATGATATATGCTATTTTATTCTTAACATCAGGCATAAGCTACACGTACATTTTTTATTGGTTTCAAAAAAGATGCAGAATCGATATATAGCCCTTTGAGAATAGGCTTAAGGTCTATATATTCTTCCTCGGGCTCAGTATTATGGCTATATTTTGCTAAGACTACCAAATAACCGTCATCCCAAGTAACGACACTAATATATCGCTCAAGGCTATATGGAGCCTTGAAACGGATATGATATCCTCCAAAGCTGAAAGCGGTAAAACCGTCTTTGCTGCTAAGGATTGCTTCATGAGCTTTATCTATAAGCGTTTTCTCCATATATTAATATCGTTATTGAGTGATACCCAGCGAGGTTGGTGCGTACTTTTG
The sequence above is a segment of the Prevotella sp. E9-3 genome. Coding sequences within it:
- a CDS encoding DUF3990 domain-containing protein, coding for MITLYHGSNIEIEEIDFSKSKPGKDFGVGFYLSPDEEQAIKMAEKKARLLGGNPIVTRYEFDEVAAEADGVAYLQYEKYSLEWGLFVHKNRNNKTCTSLHSYDIVYGPIADDDIGFQMRRIDAKLIDWEQFVKEIEHKGGETYQYFFGTERSLKYLRKL
- a CDS encoding DUF3791 domain-containing protein, with amino-acid sequence MPDVKNKIAYIIAVVNEFSTRFSLSPQQAYRYLDRFKGIDFVDEFYGVEHTQSFEDVVDDLAIYCHKNGGALI